A region from the Poecilia reticulata strain Guanapo linkage group LG12, Guppy_female_1.0+MT, whole genome shotgun sequence genome encodes:
- the trim23 gene encoding E3 ubiquitin-protein ligase TRIM23 translates to MASAAAGINKQGTVATMEPCLRHGRGANGSTVKVLECGVCEDVFSLQGDKVPRLLLCGHTVCHDCLTRLPLHGRAVRCPFDRQVTELGDSGVWGLKKNFALLELLERLQNGASNQSGMAEEALKGMGECIIRCDEDESHTASMYCTVCATHLCAECSQLTHSTRTLAKHRRVPLADKPHEKMLCPQHQVHAIEFVCLEEACQSGPLMCCVCKEYGKHQGHKHALLETEANQIRASILDMAHCIRTFTDEVSEYSRKLVGIVQQIEGGEQIVEDGVGMAHTEHVPGTAESARSCVRAYFADLHETLCRQEEMALSVVDAHVRERLIWLRQQQEDMTILLSQVSTACLHCEKTLQQDDCRVVLAKQEINCLLETLQKQQHQFTELADHVQLDAGIPVTFTKDNRVHIGPKMEIRVVTLGLDGAGKTTILFKLKQDEFMQPIPTIGFNVETVEYKNLKFTIWDVGGKHKLRPLWKHYYLNTQAVVYVIDSCHRDRLMEAHSELAKLLTEKELRDALLLIFANKQDVPGAVSVEEMTELLSLHKLCCGRSWHIQGCDARSGMGLHEGLDWLSRQLVAAGVLDVA, encoded by the exons ATGGCCTCCGCTGCAGCAGGGATAAACAAGCAGGGCACTGTAGCGACGATGGAGCCCTGTCTCCGGCACGGGAGGGGAGCGAATGGAAGCACCGTCAAG GTGTTGGAGTGTGGTGTGTGTGAGGACGTCTTCTCCCTCCAAGGAGACAAAGTCCCTCGCCTGCTGCTCTGCGGTCACACGGTGTGCCATGACTGTCTCACCCGGTTGCCCCTGCATGGCAGAGCGGTCCGCTGCCCCTTCGACAGACAGGTCACAGAGCTGG GGGACTCTGGAGTTTGGGGTCTAAAGAAGAACTTTGCTCTGCTCGAACTCTTGGAGCGCCTCCAGAATGGAGCAAGCAACCAGTCCGGAATGGCCGAGGAAGCTCTGAAAGGCATGGGAGAA TGTATAATCCGTTGCGACGAGGATGAGAGCCACACGGCGTCCATGTACTGCACGGTATGCGCCACGCACCTGTGCGCCGAGTGCTCCCAGCTCACCCACTCCACCCGCACGCTGGCCAAACACCGCCGGGTGCCGCTGGCCGACAAGCCCCACGAGAAGATGCTGTGTCCGCAGCACCAAGTCCACGCCATCGAGTTCGTCTGCCTGGAGGAGGCCTGCCAGTCGGGGCCTCTCATGTGCTGCGTTTGCAAGGAATACGGCAAGCACCAAGGACACAAG CACGCGCTTCTGGAAACGGAAGCCAACCAGATCCGTGCGTCCATCCTGGACATGGCCCACTGCATCCGAACGTTCACAGACGAGGTGTCCGAGTATTCCAGGAAGCTGGTGGGCATCGTGCAGCAGATCGAGGGCGGGGAGCAGATAGTAGAGGACGGCGTCGGCATGGCGCACACGGAACAC GTCCCTGGAACGGCAGAGAGCGCGCGCTCCTGCGTCCGTGCGTACTTCGCCGACCTCCATGAGACGTTGTGCCGGCAGGAGGAGATGGCCCTGAGCGTGGTGGACGCTCATGTACGGGAGAGGCTCATCtggctgaggcagcagcaggaggacatGACCATCCTGCTGTCTCAGGTCTCCACCGCCTGCCTGCACTGCGAGAAAACCCTCCAGCAG GACGACTGCCGAGTGGTGCTGGCGAAGCAGGAGATCAACTGTCTGCTGGAGACTCTTcagaagcagcagcaccagTTCACGGAGCTGGCCGATCACGTTCAGCTGGACGCCGGCATCCCCGTCACCTTCACTAAG GACAACAGAGTCCACATCGGTCCAAAGATGGAGATCCGAGTCGTGACTCTGGGGCTCGACGGAGCGGGAAAGACCACCATCCTTTTTAAGCTGAAGCAGGATGAGTTCATGCAGCCCATCCCAACCATCG GTTTCAACGTGGAGACAGTAGAAtataaaaacttgaaatttaCAATCTGGGATGTGGGAGGAAAGCATAAACTGAGACCTCTCTGGAAACACTATTATCTGAACACTCAAG CGGTGGTGTACGTGATCGACAGCTGCCACCGAGACCGACTGATGGAGGCGCACAGCGAGCTGGCCAAGCTTCTGACGGAGAAGGAGCTGCGGGACGCCTTGTTGCTCATCTTCGCAAACAAACAG GACGTTCCGGGCGCCGTGTCGGTGGAGGAGATGACGGAGCTGCTGAGCCTGCACAAGCTGTGCTGCGGGAGGAGCTGGCACATCCAGGGCTGCGACGCCCGCAGCGGGATGGGCCTCCACGAGGGGCTGGACTGGCTCTCCAGGCAGCTGGTGGCCGCCGGAGTCCTGGATGTAGcttaa
- the mzt2b gene encoding mitotic-spindle organizing protein 2 isoform X1 has translation MSQQAQQTGATAPDSPVMVVTSNAQKYAIKKKKVLSAEESELFELTQAAGITVDQEVFKIIVDLLKMNVAPQAVFQTLKAMCAGLRVTESSTESSHTASTTAAPAEVKEEESLVSGKSPKPAAAHHSASAPRSARVNTKIVVYGPQDASSAHSQVRNKPGASQSEKSREPSSQKVQRQPSATRGQKTKSSGSSSSSSQINSS, from the exons ATGTCTCAGCAGGCCCAGCAGACGGGGGCCACGGCCCCTGACTCTCCCGTGATGGTCGTCACAAGTAACGCGCAGAAATATgccataaagaagaagaaggtccTCAGTGCTGAAGAGAGCGAACTCTTTGAATTGACCCAAGCTGCAGGGATCACAGTGGATCAGGAAGTCTTCAA GATTATCGTGGACCTGCTGAAGATGAACGTGGCCCCTCAAGCAGTTTTCCAGACGCTGAAGGCGATGTGTGCGGGCCTGAGAGTCACTGAAAGCTCCACGGAGTCCTCGCACACAGCGAGCACGACTGCAGCACCTGCAGAAGTCAAAG AGGAAGAATCTCTGGTCTCTGGGAAAAGCCCCAAGCCCGCCGCAGCCCACCATTCAGCATCAGCCCCCAGATCCGCAAGGGTCAACACTAAGATTGTGGTCTACGGCCCCCAAGATGCTAGCTCAGCTCACTCTCAAG TGCGCAATAAACCCGGAGCAAGCCAGAGTGAGAAGAGTCGAGAGCCCTCCAGCCAGAAGGTGCAGCGGCAGCCAAGCGCCACCAGAGGGCAGAAGACCAAGAGTTCAGGCAGCAGTAGCTCTTCGTCACAAATAAACTCGTCATGA
- the mzt2b gene encoding mitotic-spindle organizing protein 2 isoform X2: MSQQAQQTGATAPDSPVMVVTSNAQKYAIKKKKVLSAEESELFELTQAAGITVDQEVFKIIVDLLKMNVAPQAVFQTLKAMCAGLRVTESSTESSHTASTTAAPAEVKVRNKPGASQSEKSREPSSQKVQRQPSATRGQKTKSSGSSSSSSQINSS, encoded by the exons ATGTCTCAGCAGGCCCAGCAGACGGGGGCCACGGCCCCTGACTCTCCCGTGATGGTCGTCACAAGTAACGCGCAGAAATATgccataaagaagaagaaggtccTCAGTGCTGAAGAGAGCGAACTCTTTGAATTGACCCAAGCTGCAGGGATCACAGTGGATCAGGAAGTCTTCAA GATTATCGTGGACCTGCTGAAGATGAACGTGGCCCCTCAAGCAGTTTTCCAGACGCTGAAGGCGATGTGTGCGGGCCTGAGAGTCACTGAAAGCTCCACGGAGTCCTCGCACACAGCGAGCACGACTGCAGCACCTGCAGAAGTCAAAG TGCGCAATAAACCCGGAGCAAGCCAGAGTGAGAAGAGTCGAGAGCCCTCCAGCCAGAAGGTGCAGCGGCAGCCAAGCGCCACCAGAGGGCAGAAGACCAAGAGTTCAGGCAGCAGTAGCTCTTCGTCACAAATAAACTCGTCATGA